One genomic window of Arachis stenosperma cultivar V10309 chromosome 10, arast.V10309.gnm1.PFL2, whole genome shotgun sequence includes the following:
- the LOC130954592 gene encoding coatomer subunit beta'-2-like — protein MQIEEGKEPLENEDSNHENGEEQYTEAQEEHNGEERSQEEAVVVDANSTDGAVLVNGNEAEEEWGTNNEGGPSA, from the exons ATGCAGATTGAAGAAGGCAAGGAGCCTCTAGAGAATGAAGACTCTAACCATGAG AATGGAGAAGAGCAGTATACAGAGGCACAAGAGGAGCATAATGGAGAGGAAAGAAGCCAGGAAGAGGCAGTTGTAGTGGATGCCAATTCCACAGATGGTGCAGTACTCGTTAATGGTAATGAGGCTGAAGAGGAGTGGGGTACGAATAATGAAGGAGGCCCGTCAGCCTAA